Genomic segment of Drosophila willistoni isolate 14030-0811.24 chromosome 2L unlocalized genomic scaffold, UCI_dwil_1.1 Seg139, whole genome shotgun sequence:
TAAATGATTTCCGATTTGTACTCAATCATGCATGCGACtgacctatgtatgtatgcatcatgaattcaaaaatttgaaatattttccatATTGAGAAATAAACACATTAATTGTTAATGACGAGATCGTATTAAGAAAGCTGCTAATATCAATCAGATGCAATACCgaaacccaaaaaaataaaaccagaaaTCATTTTGCAGGGATGATGGGGGGTATGAGGTGAGCAGATgaggaggaagaggaggaGAAGGAACCAGTTCATAGAATGTAAATAATTCACTCAATTGTCGCAAATTTACGACTCGTCGCATTGTTTGGAGGGGACTAGAGCAGCAGATATACAGATACAAATATAACTTACATCTTCATGGGTGTGCCCCTTTTGGCTCTGTGTGGGATTTGCAGACTAGATCTTGGCCAGACAAGACATCACAACGAACGACCCacacagagggagagagagacaacCTGAGCAGCTGGCAGACTGTCTGCTGATCTGAAAAGGGGAGGCTGGCATTAAATTATTCCATACATCTGTCCGCACCACACTGCCCACACTCCCACACAACAATGCCGCAGCAAATTCCAGATTATGAGAAACTTTATCACTTGGCCAAATCTCGAGATTTCAACAgcgcaaacaacaacaaaaaataaacatttcacTTTGgtgacagttttttttttattttattttatgttacTTTACCTTACCACCAAATACCCAAATCGCTAAACAATTCCTCAGTGGTGGGCAGCTCAAAGTCCTCGTTTACCCATTCGGAGCGAGATTTGCCGTCTTTGCCAGACTTCTGACTATCATCAGTGGGTCCATAATTCTTACGGTAGCCAGGCTCCTCATGCAAATCATCTTCATCGTATTCCTCATCATCCTCGACAGCCTCCAGGGAGCTGCTCATGTTGGTCTTTAGTTTGCCAATTGGACGCACTGAAGCATCAGCCAACATGTTTTGCATATTGGCTATTTCATCAACAGGCTTTGAGGCCATTCCCTCAACTGACTTCTCCCCAACTTGGGATGAATCAGCGCCGGCTGCGGcggaggatgaggatgaggcgGTAGCTAAACGAACTATACGATCAAATAGGCTGGCAAAATGTCTGCGAAATCGAGTATAATCAAAGGTATCCTTGGTGCCAGAGTTGGCATCCAAGAGGCCATGTGTTGATGTGGATTTGGAGCGTGTGAGAGGTCCAAAATGATGCAACATATCTATGCCAGGAGCCATCGATTCTTCCCAacactaaaacaaaacacacaaaaaagacAAACAGGAAACTGCGTTTCAATTCAACTTTCTTATCGTATGCATAACCCACCAATTCTGTCCAGTCCTCAATTGGTACACTTAGAACGGAATTAACAACGTTCACTACACGCTCTTCCAGGTTCAAAGCGTGAATAATCCACTTGGCCAACGCAATTGAGCAATTTACGTCTGAACGTTGTCTGATTAtgggaaaaataaatatatagtaATCGGTTCGGGAAGGACCTTCCAATGAGTGGGTGGTGGGTAGTGTCCATTACCTGCGTTCATCACGTCGTATTTCCACTAGCTTGTCACCTTCCAAAATGAGTTGGTCATAATTGGTTTCGATTTGCATAGTCAATGCCTCTTTGGGTTCGCTTTCAGTTAGCTCTTGAAGTTGACGTTGCAGTGTCTTGAATTGTTGCCAAAGTTCTTCCAATTGTTCCTGGAAAGTGGACGAGAAAAGTATTAACCTCGAATCCGTTTCCTCCTTCCTCCCGCTAATCACCGTCTGTTTGCGTATATTTTGCTGCGTCTGATGATGGGCATCCACACGATGTAGTATGGGTTCACTGGGTATAAATGGAACTGCCACAATGCGTTCCACACAACGATTGAGTATGCCCCGTTTAGGTTTCTTCTTATCCATGCGTAGATGTCCCTTGGCCGTATCCTGTTTCAATGTAGTCTCCACAATCCTCTCCAATATCATACCAAAAGTCTCTATATAATCGGATTGGATTCTCAAACGATTTGAATTCTTAGCTGCTACTATGGTGATGATTTCGTTTAGTTTCTCGTGACCAGGACAAAGTAATTGCAAACCCAAGGCCTGACTCTCACTGTGATCTTCAAGAAATTCATGAAAAAAGTTACTCAACTTGGGCTGGACATGACGACTGGTAATGGTGTAGGTCAACTTGATGCCAGCTGCCTTTTGGGGCTGACACATGCGATAGAACATGGTCAGAGGTAAATAGGAACTTTGCTGAATAACCCGAGGAATGCCctgcaaaaaaacaaagattCAGAAGCAATAGTAGACCTGTTAGAGTCACCATCTCACCCTTGGGCTAACAAAAGAGGCCACCACTTGCACCTTTGTGGTATAAATGTGCAGTAATTCGGATATATAAAAGTCCAGCTTAATCTCACGACTGAGACCAGCAGGTACATCAATCATACTGAAGGTATCCTGACTACATCGTACTCCATCCGGTGTATGTATCACCAATTGCAACTCGGTCAATTCggctttaattttaaatcttaGCAGACCCTTGGCTGAGGGCAATTCCTTTACAGCCACATCGGCTGGCACATCCATTAACAAAGTATCCAAATCCTCATCGGCTATCTTCGATTCAATGCTAAAATGTAGACGCACTTGATCCGCTGCCTGTTGATTAAGAGCATCCATATCACGTACATCCACTGCCTCTTTGATCTCATCCTCCAATTGTTGCAATTCCTTGTGGGCTTGGGCAAAACTCAACTCTTCAATGTTCAGAGGCTTCACCTGAAACTGATAAGGTTCCGCTCCCAAGTAGCCAACTTCAAGAAGACCCTTTGGTCCAAGGGTGACAATGGCTCCGGGCAAATCATTGACATTCGAGCGTTGTATGGCCACCGGAGCAGTTGCATGAGATTGATACTGAGCCGCCCAAATGATATTGGCCTCTTCATAGAGATGCATTTTCGATGAGTCCGAAATAATGGCCGTAATAAGACGTGCTCCAGGTTCTGGAGAAAGAATACCATAAATTTTAAGGTAATTGCTCATTAACATGAGCAGTTTTCCTAATATCTCACCCCAATAGTAGCCCACCACAAAGCTATAGAAACATTTTGGGGCATAATCCAATTTAAGCATAAAATTCAATCTACCATTATCATCTAAGGATATAAAATTATGTTCACCCAATATCAAGATATTCGAGCAGTTGCTAGAAATATTTTAGAGATTAAAATTAGCATCAACAATGTCATCCGTGAAAATGTACTTACTCCTTCACCTGCACCACTCTCATATCCATAATTCCTTCACCAATGCTTTGTGTCCATGTGGGTTGATAGCTACTTTTACTAATCAACGAATGGGATAGATCCTGATAGCTATAACATTGCAAGAACCAGGTGGCACTAAATCGATAGAAGCTATCGGTGCGCTGGCAATAAACCACCGGAGCTGGTAGAGCACGCTGGCCAGGAAAACGACACTCATAGCATATGCCATCCTGTTCGTAGAACGTTAAAGTTCCATCCAAGTGAACAATACAGTAAAATTCTCTTCCCTTGACCTGACCAAAGTGACCCTGACAAAGGGAGAATGCCACTCGCTGGAACTTGTGCTCCACCACCAATTGCAGACGCAACTGGGATCCATGCTCGGATAGACCATTCACGGCTTGAACATTGTAGATAACAATGGCATTGGGTTGCAGTACTCCCAACTGTTGGGCATTTTGATTGCCCACATTACTGAAGATTcgaaataattattattttcccTTCACCTGACCAGAAATCCCCAGACTTACCCACTGAATTTGCCTGCATAAAGACCCAAGATGGGACCACTCATCTGTGTCTCTAGCATCAAATCGGTGGCCTCATAACCCTTGCCATGTGGATAATATATGCTCAATTGTCCTGTCTGCGAACCGACTATTATATAGTCCTTCTCCTGTGTTTCCAAGCCAAAGCGAGCACACAATAAACTTGCCACATCGTAATGCTCACCCGAATCCGGACATTGGGTGGACCACCAAGTGCAAACATTAAAGAGCGACATGTCCGTGGAAAATCTATTGGACAACTAAAAGAACTCAAACGCTAGTTGAACTTGGCAATAGtgaaaaaagtgaaaacattTCGTTTTGCTTTTCCCTGTGTTGCCCTGGTAACAATAGACACCTGTTAATGCTGGAAGGAGTTCCAGTTCCTGGGAAATACCAACCACTTCCAAAACATTTATAGCATTGGTCATTTGTCGAATTATTTTTTacatgtttatatatatatattttatttaattgtatttaCTTTAGATAATAATACTAGGATCataagttaaaaattttacaTCTAGATTTACGCATATtctaattaatatttaacaCTATGGAGAAAAGGGGTAAGAACTTATTATCAAGGAaggaatatttatatatttaattatatatctatatatagtTTACATATACGTATCCATGTAATTGTGGTATAGGtaagtatgtgtatgtattttttgtgtttatatatataaataattacaaGTTTAATTACAGATTACAACTTAAGAATTAAAGAtagtacatttatatatatatttatatatttcatttaaaaaagaaagcCGCCGGCAACGCCTTGAGCTGAGCTGAGAGCGCCAACAGAAGGATGATCCTCATCAATCGGCCCATACCAGGCCAAACTCACAATCAGATATGGCTCACAATGGCTGTAAAACCAATCCAAATATAAATTGAGATCAATTTAGCAATGACTAactgacagacagacagacaggcgGATATTGactgattgattgattgtttGGGGGATATATATAGATGAGAACATGAAGTTCGTTCGAATTTGTGAAATGATTTTTGTTGGccaaaaaattgttgatttgaaaattttgttttatgttgcTGCacttgttgtggttgttgtgtTTATGGTGGTGGTGTCTGAATGTGTGGTATTGGTTGAAGTGGTAATGGTGGAGGAAGAGGAACTAGTGGTGGAAGTGGAGGCGGCGTTGGCTTTGGCCATGCTTCGGCGATGACGCGCCTTGGCGGCTTTATTGGCCAAATGCTATTCTTTTTCGCTGCGTATCATGATCTTTTTATGAACCAGCTTGCGTACCTGTTGCGTTGTGGTTTGAGACACGCCTCCcgactgttgctgttgctgttgttgttgctgctgctgctgctgaacAGTGGGCAAAGTAGTCTGTGTGGTTTGTGTGGTAATGGTCATCACTTCAGCTGGACCAGTTGTAGGTCCACCAGCAatgttttgctgttgctgctgctgttgttgctgctgctgctgctgttgttgttgctgctgttgttgctgaaCCACAGCCAAAAGATTACCACCAGATGTGGTCTGAAGACGCACAGGACTGGCATTCTGCCTCTGATTATGCTGAAGGGCAGCAATTAAAGTTTGCTGGGTTGTCACTTGACCAGCGGCACCACCCGACGCCACCTTTAAAGCGCTGGCTATATTCTGGCCTGACACATGAGTGCGCAGATTTCCAGCCAAGGCCTGGGCTGAAGCAGCGGAAACCACctaaaaataagtcataaaatgaaataatttaatatCACTTCGTCTGCTCATCTGTTGTGGGGATCTTACCTGTATGGTCTGACGTTGATTGGCCTGCGAGGCCACCGAAACGGGTATTACACGTCCGACACTAGTTTTGCCCAGCACCAGATTGGTGGCCAATGTTCCCTGTTGACCACTACGCATTACCTGTTGGATTTGCTGAACCGTCACCGAACTGGGCAAAGCTTTCGTGTTTTGTATGTGCAATAGTTGTGCTTGAACACTGCCACCGCCGGAGactttctgttgttgttgctgctgctgctgctgtagctgttgttgctgttgcgcTGAGGCCACGGTGGGCAGAGTTCCGGCAACAGTGGCACCGCCAactccttgttgttgttgcgccTGCTGTGTGGCCACTATGTTGGTGGTCATGCGGCTGATCTTACGGGGCATGGTCAACTGTTGCTGCATTTGCAAGTGACGCACCTGATTCTGTGGCATGGTTACTTTTATTTGACTACCCGGCTTAAGTTGTGGCAGAGCCATGTTGGGTGGCCCCGTGGCAGAGACAGTTACGCCACCGGCACTAACACTGCTACCACTGACCGCTGCTGCCGTGGACGCCTTGACCAGGGATGCAATCTGTTGCTGTGACACTTGCTGTGTCTGCTGCTGACCGGCGACTGGCAATTGtccctgttgttgttgttgctgctgctgctgctgttgagcattggctgctgctgcagcggcGGCTGTTGTCGTGGTAAACAATGCCGTACCCTGTTGTCCCTTTTGGGCCAAAATATTATGCCTTTTCACGAGCAACATATCGCCaccagttgttgttgttgccgtggTTGTTGTTCCATCCGCCGAAACCACTTGGCGCTGTAGACCCTGCTTATTCGCTGCCATTTGCTTGATAAGCTGCGTTCGCGCCTGCTGATGCATCTGCACACTGCTAACCACATTTCCAGCCTGCACTGTGGTTGCTCCTGGCATTCCAGACACAGCCACTTTTTGGCTGGTCACATGAGTGGGCATATTACTCGTTTGGATAATAGTGCCAGCTGTCTGGACAACAGTTGGATTTGTCAGATTACCGCTATTTCCGGCCCCACCAGCCACACCGCCGGCCGTTGCAGTGGCTCCGCCTTGGGGCGCTGCCGTTGTCTGCAACACTTTGAGACTTCGCTGGCGATAGAGTTGAATATGAGCACCACCTGGTTGCTGTTGAGTCCCAGGGATCACAGTCTTGCCACCCTGCTGCAGGGCACTCACCGGTATACCCTTGGTGGTCACCAATTGAGTGGTTGTCTGATTGCCTGCCTGAGCGGCGGGAACAGCTGCCAAACGCACATGCGTCTGGAATTGGGGCCCAACATTTTGCCCCAAACTGGGCATAGATACAATCGATTGCCCTGTGCCCGTTGTACGTTGCTGCACCGTATTTCCCGGTCCGGCTGAAACTATTCTCTGACCCCTAAGCATGGCCGCATTCAATGTGGTAACTGCTGTCGTCTGTTGCTGCTGACTGGCTGTGGTGGTCAGCACAGAACCAACTGATACCACCTGCGGCAAGGTTTGCGTCTGGACAATACTACCCAATTGCGGGGCACTGCTAACTGGCAACGATGTCTGCGATGAGATGGACACGATTTGGGCGCCACTCTGGTTTTGAGTTTGCACCACAGCTGGCAGTGTTTGAACCGGTGTGGTTAGCACCACACTGACACTTGTGGGTCCCGTTGTTGCATTGCCACCGGCAGCGGCCAACTGTTGCAGCTGGCCGGCCATAAGGCTCGATGAGGTTCCCACTATCGTCTTTACCAATTGCTGGGTTGTTGTCGTCTGACCCGTGcgcatttgttgttgctgctgtggtGTTGTTTGATGCAAAAGTATGGCTGTCTGTTGGCCAGTTGAAACATTTGCTGTCAAATGTTGTATTTGTAATTGCTGAAGTTGCCCTTGGGCGGGCACAGAAAcggttgttgctgctgcggctgtagaattattggtttgttgttgttgctgctgctgctgcacaaGTTCTACAGTCTGTTGCACAGGCAATGAAGTTGTAGAAGTTGTTACagtcaattgttgttgttgttgctgcactTGGGCTGTTGCCTGTTGCTGCTGTAgaggttgttgttgctgctgctgttgttgttgttgggccatttgatgttgatgttgctgctgttgctgttgttgctgctgctgttgttgctgttgttgctgctgctgttgttgttgctgttgcccgCCACCACGTTGTTGCTTTTCTCTCATTTTGTTGGCCTTCATCATGGCTATATTCATGGGCGATACAGGCTGATCATAATTATGTATACCAAACTCTTGCAACACTTCCATATGCTTAGGATTCATCAGGCTTGGTGCATTAAATTGACGCTTTGGCGGTGGAGCCTTCTTCAAATAGGCCGTCTTAATGCTATCGAATCTCGAACGCATCACCTTGAAAAATGAAGCATTGTTATCGCTACAATAGAGTTGGGTGGTGCGTAAATAGCGTAAAGGACTCTTTACGTATTCCGTGCGCAATGTGGGctttaatttcttttgcttCTTGGGACTCTCTACCGCCTTGACACTCTCCTCGCGTGTCTGTATGTGAGTCTCGTAACGAAAACGACACTGACGCGCCGAACGATAGGTTTTCGAGCAAAAGTTCACCAACTCGGATACCAAATCCCAATTTGGTGTTTGTCCCGGTGACAGCAACATTAGATTACATGGCAAACCTTGCAAATTGATGAGAACATGCAATATGGCAATATCCTCGAAGATGCACCATTCACTCATGGCTTCGGGTTCGGTTAGTGGTTTAACTGGCACCTGTTGCTTCAATCCTGGTATTGGGGAATTGGGCTTGAAGCTGCCACGGAAACGCTGACTCTTCAAATCGCGACGTAAACGCGCCAACTGAGCTGTGGGACGATCGAATAGCGATCTTGGTGGCACATAATTATCCTCACGACGCATTTTATTGGGTCTACGACTGCCATCCGCATAGCTGCCATTGCCGCCCGCATCAGTGCGTGAACGTTTATGCTCTTTACGCACATACACCGGAGGCAGATCCATCTCAGCAATGGGTTCTAGCTCATACATAAAGGATAACGAATGATCTATATAAATGTCATCGTTATCCTGCGGCGGCGTAGGTGGACACCACATCTAAAGAGGGAAGGGGAaagatttcaatttatttcatatttcaaatatatttacgAAATTTCTTTtcgtcttcttttttttctttttgtggttAGTGGACTTACCGGCATCTGTTCCATGGTATTGCGCGATATCCACACCTAGAGACATCATCATTGAATTGAAAAGGAGAAACCAGACCGGATCGAGGCGAGGCGAGTCGAAGCGTGGCACATTAAAAAAGAGTTTAAGAAAAGAATAAACGTATTTTTCACATTATTTTCATGTTTTAAAGCAACTCtgttttggtgtttttttttttctttttgtttttttggttttaaatctTGGTTGTTTCTTATTTTGAACATTGTTGATTAAATTACTTATAGAACTAGTTTGGAATTGTGTTGAAGTATTTGCGAGGCGTTGTAGCTTTCATTCCGAaccattttaattttgaattaatttaatttatttttcgtttattttgtaattttcatACGGAGCGAGAACAATTTGCGACACACCAAAACAGAATTCTCtacatttaaataatgattTCCGCTTAtttttctctccctctttctctctcgatTTTATTGTGCAAATGTCTCCTcgattcatatatatatatacagatataaCAAATAGAAGGAAATTCCTTTTTGATGCACGAAATAAAAACCACAAcgtcttgtttttgtttcacaaTTGTTAATTATTATACTCGAAGCATATCatcaattgattttttatgttttgttttattgatcttttctctgttttctttttttgtttgtttttgttttgttttttttagttaatagTCATCAATCTTGACGATTGCGTTTAAAGTTAAGTTAAATagtacaaaaataaattatagaaTGCAAAAAGAATATTATGAATTAAGAGACCTAAACCTAAATGCGATAATAATGCGGAGTGAAATGAATAGGTTttgactttttcttttaacaacaaaggaaactatttttaaactaagaataataattatttttctggCCTTTAACTTACATTATTAAAGTTAAGTTTATATACAATCTGATCTTATCTGAATCTATATCTCGTTGGTTGTCAATGTTaaatgatgataataatgggAGATGCCTTCTCTTTTCACATTTGTTATCCTAAACTCATATATTGTGTGTATCACCTAACTAAACTTAAATACAAAAAGTATGATAAGAAGGAAACTTGTTACAGTCTATAAAATACTCGATAAtcgctcactctctctctatctctcattctctctcttaGCTCGAGAACTTGGCATGGACGACACAAAGGCTGCCCGCTAAAAATCACACAACACGCACACATAAAACATATACGATGGATAGAGAAGGATGAGCTGCTAATACTGGAGGAGCGTAAGATCATCAGCATCACCTGGAGGTGGCTGCTCCATTCGAATTGGCTGTAGGATTAGAATATGAAGAAGAGGACGCCGAGGCGGAAGTGTTTGCAACTGTTGCGGAGGCGGAGGATGAAGAAGACGATGTGGCTACTAGGGCAGGCGTTGCGGCAGTGGAGCGTAGCAGCACTCTCGGCGTTTTCGTTATCCAACGATGCAGAGTCGTgctattattttttgtttcatcaTCATTTTTCTTAGCCACTCTTTGCCTAATGCTACTCGTCTGGAGACGCCGCCGTGGCTCACTTTGTGTCTCTTTAGGGGTGGATGCCTTCTTGGCACCACTTCGATTAAGAGTACTGACCACAGGACTTACATCAAGTGTCCAAAGATTGATTTTGACGGAACCACGAGAACGTGTGCGTGGCGTATGTCCAATTATTGCTTCACCAGCATCAGCtccatcattatcatcatcagaGTTGGCCGCCTGCCTTGCCTTCTCGCTCACATCGCCTTTATTATCTCCTTTGGCAACACCCAAGGGATCATTATTGGCTTCATCTGTATCTGTCTCTTCGCTGACATTGTAATACGTTGAACTGGTCATTGTGGTGTCTTGAACTTGATTGTGAGCACTCCAACCATCTATACTGTTGGTATCGGTATCCCCTTCACCGGGTGTAGCATAGCTAGAGGAACTTTTAACATCCGAATCTTCTTCGGCTAAAACATCTACATGACTTTCCTCCTCATCGTCCTCCTCATTATCCTCTTCGGTTTGTGTGGTATTATCTTCCTccacttcttcttcttcatcgcCGTCTTGATCGTCCTCTTCTTCGGTTTCTTCTACACAAACCGATTCACTCTCATCTTCGCcctcgtcatcatcatcgtcatcatcatcatcagaaTTTGAGGAGACTAGCGGAGCGGATATCGTTGCTCTTCTTTCTACTAATCTTCTTTTGTCAGaagtttcctttttctttatgGACCCCGTTATCGGTTTAACGGGAGTCTTTACAATCTTGCTCATGGCAATATTTGCCGACAAACGTTTGGGCCTTCGCTGCTGCTCTGATGTCTCCTCTTCTGCTGGATGTGACTGTTGCTCATCCTCCGCATCATCGTTTACTGcggctgccgctgctgctgcagcagccaTAGCTGTGCGTGTTGTCTTTCTAGTGGGCTGcactacagcaacaacattggCCAAACTGGCCGCGCCCAATGAATGCAGACGCGTTTGCCTTCTGGCTGGCATTTGCGGAATAGCACTCGTTGCCAATCTCTTGCTGTTCGATGAGCTCTTACCCCCTAAACCTAATACCCCTGCTGGAGCCGTCACATTAAGGCTGTTACGACGTGTTCTTTTCGGACTACTTTGAGTTGTTGACGCTGCTGCCGATTCCTTTTTCGAATGGCTAACACTTCTACTTAATCGAACCCTACAGTTACGCTTATTGCGATTACGACTCTGTCCTCCcttactactactactactatttCCTGCTCCTCCTACCGCAATTCTTTTGTTAGAATCTTTTTGGGTATTAACCTGATTGATCGACGAATCCTTGCGGCTATACGTAAGCTGTTCCTCGGCTGGTTCCGTCTCTTGTTTCAGCAACTCCTCCTCTTTGTGCATGGCAGCCAAACGATTTGCCTCCCATTCACGTTTCTGTGCTTCCAATTCCGCTTCGGCGGCACGCATCTGTTCGGCTGACCAAGCGGCTCCAGTGGCCTCCACGAAACGCATGGCATAACGTTCAATTGGCGATAgctagaaaaataaaatttaaatcattaaacaaaatgtCCTTTTGTTTAACATTTGTTTAACAAATGTCGGAAGCTGAGTGATATAATCGAGCGTGGGTTAAATCGCTTCAACTATGTCTGAACTTCTGAATTCCCCGAAAGGAGAATTTTTCTCTTGGCCCTGCTTGCTAAATCGAAAGAGTAATTAGAACTCAATTCGACCTCAAGAGCAAACATTGCCATAGATTCATAGtctaatttataattaaatagCTCACCTGCTTGACAAGATTTTGCATTTCCATATCCGCTTTGCTTAGCTCAACTGGCTGATTTGATGATCCACCCTCTTGATTGGCATCATCTGCGATGGGAATATTCTCATCAAACTCATCCAAATCGGCTGCCACTTCGGCTTTGGCTGTTTTGGTAGCCTGAACATCCTGCTCATCCTCGGCCGCGGCCAAAGCATGTTCAAAGGCACGTAAAGATTGCTTCTCGGTATCGACAATAGCCGGTGGTTCAATCGTCTCCACTTCTGTAGTTACAATTTTCTCCTTTTCAGTTTCTGTCTTCTCCGCCTTCTCTTCGTCCATGTTAAACAAATCCTTAATGGTAGAGCTTTTGAAGAAAGTTGTGGTAAAGTTACCACCCTCAATGGCCATATCACTAAGCATACGCTTTTGATTTGCCTTCTTCAGGATATTCACTTCGATGGTTTTCTCCGAAACGAGGCGATAGATATGAACATCTCTTGTTTGTCCTATCCGATGGCAACGATCCTGGGCCTGGGCATCCATAGTTGGATTCCAATCGGAATCGTAAAAGATCACAGTATCCGCTCCGGTAAGATTAATGCCTACACCACCAGAACGGGTGGAGAGTATGAAGCAAAAGATTCGTTTATCTCCATTGAAACGTTCCATCAAAATTTGTCGCTGTTCCACTCGTGTGGAGCCATCGAGTCTCAAATAGATATGGCCATGGTAGTTCAAGAATGCCTCCAATACATCTAACATCTTGGTCATTTGTGTAAAGATCAAGACACGATGTCCATCGACCTTCAATTGGCGCAGTAAACGATCCAAAGTCTGAAGCTTACCACAATCATATTGAATTAAGCGGGGATCCGGGAATTGGGTTGTCATTGCCGATATAATGGGATGCAGGAGATCCAATTTGGGTAACAATGCCTCGGCTACACAATTCTCGATTTTTCTCTCATGCTGCCAATGCGTGGACGAGAGATTCTGAACATATCGACGTATTCTGGGAGCACACACCGAAGGAACATATATTACATAATTGGCAAATATCGGCCTCAATTCCAGACAACGTTGC
This window contains:
- the LOC6638163 gene encoding protein PTHB1, translating into MSLFNVCTWWSTQCPDSGEHYDVASLLCARFGLETQEKDYIIVGSQTGQLSIYYPHGKGYEATDLMLETQMSGPILGLYAGKFSGNVGNQNAQQLGVLQPNAIVIYNVQAVNGLSEHGSQLRLQLVVEHKFQRVAFSLCQGHFGQVKGREFYCIVHLDGTLTFYEQDGICYECRFPGQRALPAPVVYCQRTDSFYRFSATWFLQCYSYQDLSHSLISKSSYQPTWTQSIGEGIMDMRVVQVKDNCSNILILGEHNFISLDDNGRLNFMLKLDYAPKCFYSFVVGYYWEPGARLITAIISDSSKMHLYEEANIIWAAQYQSHATAPVAIQRSNVNDLPGAIVTLGPKGLLEVGYLGAEPYQFQVKPLNIEELSFAQAHKELQQLEDEIKEAVDVRDMDALNQQAADQVRLHFSIESKIADEDLDTLLMDVPADVAVKELPSAKGLLRFKIKAELTELQLVIHTPDGVRCSQDTFSMIDVPAGLSREIKLDFYISELLHIYTTKVQVVASFVSPRGIPRVIQQSSYLPLTMFYRMCQPQKAAGIKLTYTITSRHVQPKLSNFFHEFLEDHSESQALGLQLLCPGHEKLNEIITIVAAKNSNRLRIQSDYIETFGMILERIVETTLKQDTAKGHLRMDKKKPKRGILNRCVERIVAVPFIPSEPILHRVDAHHQTQQNIRKQTEQLEELWQQFKTLQRQLQELTESEPKEALTMQIETNYDQLILEGDKLVEIRRDERRQRSDVNCSIALAKWIIHALNLEERVVNVVNSVLSVPIEDWTELCWEESMAPGIDMLHHFGPLTRSKSTSTHGLLDANSGTKDTFDYTRFRRHFASLFDRIVRLATASSSSSAAAGADSSQVGEKSVEGMASKPVDEIANMQNMLADASVRPIGKLKTNMSSSLEAVEDDEEYDEDDLHEEPGYRKNYGPTDDSQKSGKDGKSRSEWVNEDFELPTTEELFSDLGIWW